DNA from Pelodiscus sinensis isolate JC-2024 chromosome 1, ASM4963464v1, whole genome shotgun sequence:
CACCAGCACTGTTACTTCTAAGCCATTAGGAATAATGTGTTGTGGCACATGTGTGATTCTGGCAGGATTAGTGTATGAAGTCATTAAATAAATCAGAACACCTGCTATTTGGCTCTCTGTTTAAAAAGTGGGAAGTGGGATTAAAAAAATGTCACTACTGTTCCATTGATGCATTTCTCATAGATGCCTAGTATTGGGAGACAACTCCTGGGTTATGGAATACAGTTCCTTGCTATCACTAGCAACCCTGTCATGGAATCCTGTTAATAAATTTATTAAGATCCATCTCTAAACAAGTTAGGTTGTTTTCCTGAACTACTGCTGTTATAGAAAACGGTTGTTGAGTTTGGGTGTGTAGCCATATTTCTTGGATTTTTCCTTGAAGATAGGCACCACTTTTGTCAGTCTGTGGTATTTCAGAAGGCTTTTGTCTCTGAAAGGATTGCATTTTGGGATGACACAAGTGCCGTCATTCTTTTCAGTAAGAGTttaagggatgtaaaatcttgtttaattggctaaccatttaaacatgatgtttaactgATTAGAGGAGGTAGGTGGACTGGAGTGGCTCTTGCTGCAGGTAGGGGCTGTGCCAGGCTGGAATGTCCTGTCTGGTGAACCCCACGAGGCTAGAGTAGCCCCATGCCCATGGAGGGCAAGGAGCTGCACCAGCCCTCGCTGGTTAATCAGAACTGGTAAGGGTTACCTGTTAAAAGTGATGCTTGCTGGTTCACCTTTCACATTACTAATTTCTGCTGAGTGGAAGAAATTTAAGGGGATGATTATTTAAAGGCAGAATTAACCTAGTTAGGTTCCAAGTGTAAAAGGGTCAAAACATCTGTCCTGTTATTTAGTTAAACAACTAGTTTTAGTAAATGGTGCCCATTTACAGGAGTCAGATTCTGAAGCAGCCAACTTCTTACTTAGATTTCCAGCACCCGGGTCCACCAGTTCAACCTACATACATTTTAACAATGAAAAATGTATTTGCATTAGTATTAGTATTAATATTGTTTCTCTTTAAAATTAAAGATATATCCATAGTCTTGAGTAATGTTATTTTAACAACATGAAAAAATAACACCTTTTTTATTCTACAAAGGTGGATGCAACTACAGCACATCGCATTGACAGTCTTGCAGCACTGAGCATGGACAGGTCTGGACTTATGCGGGAAGGACTTAGAGTCCCTAGTAATATTGTCTATTCCAGCTTATGTGGACTTGGCTCAGAGAAAGCACGGGATGCTACAAGTTCTATAGTTGGTCTTGGATTTACACCTGAAAGAAATCCAGAGATACAGTTCAAATCAAATCCCTCTGAAGCAATAGAAAATGCAGCTGTCTCTGGAAAACCCCCAAATGGCTTTAGTTCTATATACAAAACACCACCTGGAATACAAAAAAATTCTGTTCCAACAGGGGAAACGCTAGGCTTGGACAGAACTTCAAGTGACAAACAAAGTCCTCTTAATGTCAATGGTGCTAGTTACCTAAGGCTTCCTTGGGTAAATCCTTATATGGAGGGTGCGACTCCTGCTATATATCCTTTTCTTGACTCACCAAATAAGTATTCATTGAATATGTATAAGGCATTGCTACCTCAGCAGTCCACATACAGCTTACCACAACATCTGACGTATTCACCTGTATGTACAAATGGTGAACGGTTTTTATACCTTCCACCTTCTCACTACGTAACTCCCCACATTCCGTCATCTTTAGCTTCACCAATGAGGCTTTCAGCTGCTTCAGCATCTCCAGCAATTCCCCCACTTGTGCACTGTCCAGATAAAAGCTTATCTTGGAAGATGGGAGTCAGTCCTGGAAATCCTGTTGATTCACATACCTACCCACATATTCAGAGCAGCAAACAGCCCCGAGTCCCATCTGCAAAGTCAGCTGCTGGTAATATGTCAACAGACCCTACTCTCTTATTATCTCATTCACCAAGACCCAGAGTTCATCTGCCCGCACAAGTTGGGGATACCTACTCAGAGTATCACAAGCAGTTTTCCAGAATTTCAACGTCTCCTTCTTCAGTTACGCTTCCAAAGCCATACGTGGGTGTAAGTAATGAGTTTCCTCCTTCACGGCCGTCTAATGGGAAAGTTCCCAAAACACATGACACTGGTGAAATTTCACAGCAAGCTACAACACATGCAAGAAAAACAGGTCATGACAGAAAGGACAGCAGGTCACCTTTGCTACTAGAAAAACAAACTACCAAAGATGTTATAGACAAACCACTAGACTTGTCATCAAAAGTTGTTGATGCAGAGACAACCAAATCAGATCTTATTAAAAAAATGGCACCAACTGTTCTAGTACATAGCCGCActggaagtgggttagttttaCCTGGAAGTGATGTTCAGAAAGAAACAATTTCTCCTTCGGGAAATGGCTGTCCTATCTACAGACCTGAAATAATTAGCACTGCACCCTCTTCCTGGGTTGTTCCTGGTCCAAGTCCCAATGAAGATAATTGTGGGAAAAACATGCAGTTGAAAAACAAAGCATTAGACTGGGTGATACCGCAGCAGAGAAGTTCTTCTTGCCCTAGGATGGGTGGAACAGAAGCAGTAATCAGTAATATTTCAGGGTCTGTGTCAAGTGGCGGTCGACCAGCATCTGCCTCACCAGCTCCAAACGCTAACGTAGATTGCACCAAGACAAACAGAAGTGCTATAGAAAGTACTGCATCTGTCATACAGCATATAGGACAACCTTCAGCAACGTCTGCAAAACATAACAGTAAAGTGACTAAATCCAACAATCAAGAATCTAGTTTCAAAGCAAATGAGAATGCCCTTGCATCAAGTTCCATGTTTTTACCTCCAAATGAGGCATTCCGATCTCCACCATTGCCGTATCCAAGAAGCTATCTCCCATTTCCTGTTCCAGAGGGAATAGCTATTAGCCCTTTATCTTTACATGGAAAAGGACCTGTGTATCCTCATCCACTTTTGTTACCCAATGGCAGTCTTTTCCCTGGACATCTGGCACCAAAACCTGGCATTCCATACACCCTGCCAGGTGCTAGAGGAGAGTTTATGACCTATCAAGATgccctggggatggggatggTACATCCGATGTTGTTACAACATTCAGCTTTGGAAATAAATAAAGATGAAAAATCAGAGAGACGATCTAGGTCACATGAAGGGCTTCGCTATGAGGATCCTGCTACAAGAAACAGATTGCCAGAGATGCTGGAAACCAGTACAAAGACACATTATGAAATACCTATTGAAAAGAACACAAAATCACACCAAAGTTCAAGTCATAGTAAGAACATGGCCAAAAGTGACAAACACCTCTTTTCAGATCTTCTGCGAGATGACCAAGATGTGAAAAGTGAAACAAATGTAGTAAAAACTGGCTTTACTACTGAAAGCAGTAATCAAAGTAACGACCACACAAAGCGCAAGGTAGAACAAGTGTTTCAGCACAGAGATTTTATTGTAATGAGAGAAGAATTTGGAAGGACTAATGATTTCCATGAAACCTATAATTTTAAACAGGCCCAGAATTCACCACTATTCAATTTAAGAAAAGAGGATGTATCAGGAAGCCAAAATAAAGAAAGATTACCAATTCAGCCTTCCTCTGCTTTCTTAGAGAATACTCATGGGAGTGATGGTCCAACTATGTCTTTTGGCAAAGTACAAGATGGTGCAAAACAACTTTGTATGGGAAATACACAGTCAAATATTGAATCTAATCAGACATATACCAAAGATGGAACTGATGATCTAGAATCTACTGATGGCAAAATTTTGAAACCCAAGCCATCTAAATTGGCAAAAAGAATTGCAAATTCTGCCGGCTATGTAGGTGATCGATTCAAGTGTGTTACAACTGAACTGTATGCAGATTCTAGTCAACTCAGCAGAGAGCAGCGAGCGCTGCAGGTGAGTCCGTAATTAATTGCCAAAACATATTTTCTTGTTTATAAAGTCACAGTCAAGTATTAACTTTGATATATTCTACACAGGTGGGAATATGTTATTTCATGTAGATGTTGCCAGAAATGGTAACAATTGTTTGTTTATAAAACTTTGAAGCCAGGTTATGAGAATAGCAGTAGATGTTAACTGTATGTATTCACTAGtcagtttaaaaaatgttttaaattagaaCTGATAAAGTGCTGATAACTGCAGAATATTTAATACTTAAGTTATGGGAACTGAAGAATATATGAGATGCTAAGCTAGTGTTTGTTGTAGCTTCTTAGTAGGACTGTACTATAAAATAGCAAAGGGTATCCAGAAGCTCTGATTAGCATTTCATATGTGACATTTGATGGACAGGAGTAGCAGCCATGTGTTGGTGGGTTTTATGCAACTTTTATGCAGCCTTTTCACCAATCAAGGATGTAGCAAAGGAATAGAAATAGTATTGAACTTGAGCGATGACAGATATTGTATAGGAATTTCCTTAAGGTACTTTACTTTTAATGAAAAGATAAGTTAAACCAAATTGTTTTGCATTGTTAAGAAAAGAATTGGTTTATGCTTATAAAAATGGatgaaattatttaaatgatCCATTGAGTGCCCATTTTAATTACATAGATGGAAGGATTACAAGAGGACAGTATTTTATGTCTACCTGCTGCTTACTGTGAGGTCAGTTCTTCAAATTTTTATTACTAGAATCTTACATAAACCTTTGAGTTAAATTTCATTTCCAAATACACAAAGGGAAGTTTGTGGGCCATGGTCGTTTTTATTCATTGTGCAGTTTCtgtttttatgtttttgttttgtttcttataCCTCCAAAACAGAATGTTTTTGTTTGTATACAATATATCTTTATATATAAAAgaattgtgtggtttttttacatATGGATACTAGAATTTTCGTATATTTTTATACAACTCAGCTATTTTAaactttatatattagatatttATCTCAAACCTTGGTTTTGAGCAGATTTTTCTTTGGAAATACTTTCATATAAGGTAAGGTAAATGAAGTAGCTTTTagtgtgagattttttttcatatcAATTCTCTTTCTAGCGTGCAATGATGCGCTTCTCAGAGTTGGagatgaaagagagagaaggcCACACAGCAACCAAAGACTCGGAGGTCTGCAGATTCAACCAGGCAGACTGGGAAAACTTGAAAGGAAATAATGAAAAGAAGCCAAAGTCTGTCACTCTGGAAGATGCCATTGCTGACCAAAATGACAGTGATAGATGTAAGCACATTTAGATGGCTTTTTTAAGTTTGTGCAAGTGTTTATGCACGTATGTACCATAGCAGTTTGTCCTAAAACTACATAATACATGGAGCTAGTAAAATTTTTTATATTCACTACAGAATGTTGTAAATAAGAGTAACTAATAGTGATAGCAGTAAGTAATACAAATTTATAGAACAGCATCTGGTCACATTTCCATAGAGTTCTGACCTCCATAGCTTTATGTGCATACTTTTTTGATCTATGAATGTTGAAAAGTTGCACCTTTTAGCAGTATAGCTTCTGTGAAAAAAACAGGTTAATGTAATTGCAGTTACCACCCTACACAGATCTGTTTTGTTGTAGATGAACTAGAACCTTAACACAGCTGATACTAAACACCGAGCGTCTTATTGCACCATCTGTTTTGAAGTAGAACTTTCCTATGTTTCTTTTGGGGAGTTCTGTTTAAAAACATGTGGCACTGTTAAGTTCCAATAATATAGCTTTCCTTCACTATATGGGGGCAGGCAAAATgaatgggtggcaggggaagTCAAATATGTAATCTGCCACATCTACTTATTTATAAAAGTTATAGCTGTGAAATTGAAAATGCACATGTAGCTAATCTCATCCTCACCACTTATTACTGTGGCAGGGTATGTATGTGTTACACCATCAGATGTTCACAGGGGTAGTCAACATGCTGTGAAACTGCCTCTTGCCAATGTAATTGTTGTTCCGGCCAAGGGAAAGAGACTTTGCAGTAACGTGGGACAGTGTGTGGAAGTACTGTCATTGAGCTCTGTTGCAAAAAGCACAAAACGCTTTTTTCCTCCTACTATTTATTTTTGAATGAGTACTTGTAAAGTAAGTTCCAAATCATGCAAGTAATCTGGGTTCCATCGGTCTCCAAATAATTTTTCTTGTAGGAGTTTGTAACAAAGGAAATAAGGAGCTGATCACTTATTTTATTCCTTATTCATTGAAAATTCAAAGTTGCAATGCTAGAACATTGGATGCCCTGTAGCATATGCATAATTTATTAGATTGTTGTGCCTGTCTATAGTCTGAGACTTTTGAGTAGGACTGGTAGAAAATGTCATCTAAGCAATTAATAATTGTGAGTTATTGTCCTGGTCtttgtttaataattttgatGGACAGGATGATGATCTGGACATGCTCAGTTCCTCACTTAAGTCATGTTACTCTGCAGTGTTTCCACTAGAATAAAATTTGTGAACCAAAAATAGCTTGGCAGAGGAATAGTGaggattttgtttttaatctacAGCTAGCTAGCAAGCAACCAAGCTTAATTCTAGACATCCAGACTTCCATTCCCTAAGGCAGCTGTGGGCAACCTGATTGTGGgcatgagacattttgctgactgTCTGCAGGCACCTCCCCttacagctcccagtggccatggttcaTAATTCCTTGCCAATGAGAGCTGAAGAAGTAGCtagtgtcagcaaaatgtctaCGCCCTCAATCAGATCACCTTAATGGTCCACaaatggcctgcaggctgcaagGTGTATAAGCAAAGTAGGGATCCTTGTTTTAAAGCAGCCgtttccaaccttttccagatggggacccattttgacaattcaggaagatttggtgacccaaggcaattcaaaaacggggggaagaggagggggccaagccacctgggaagacacttggtgattctatgaaatgtaatggcgacccagatttgggtcccgacccatagacTGGGGAAATCTTGTTCTAAAGTTTCCCGTTGCTTGGTTGTAAGCATGATAGACTTTCTACCAGGTGGTGCTTGATAGAGCTTTCTTCTGTTCCCAGCACTACTTGAATCTCTAAGGGAAATGCACACTTGTAATGCCCTCTATTAAATCCTGCACACATTTTGAAACATCTAAGTGTTATAAGAGCAGCAGCATCTGGGGCCTGACACAGCGATGCCACTATTGGAGGGAGGGCATGTCACATAAGTACCTACTTGAGTAAGGTGAGGAGGAGGAACTGACTATTACCAAGTAGATTGAGCTGCAGTTGATTGATAAGAGAGAAAGCAAGGAATAGTTCAGAGCATGAGgcaaggagaagaaaaaaagatttttcaggTGCACATCTCATTTGTTTGAGGAGTATCCCTTGCTATCAGGAGATTACGTTTCTTAAAATGACCCTTCTGCTGATGTAGAAAATagcaacaaacaaaaccaaaccccaaacCATGCAATTTGCATTTTTCTTGACTCCATCACTTAGCAGCGTTCTGGCTTATGAGACTCCTCTGGAACTAATAAAGAATTGTCGGGAGTGGAGAGAGTATTATAACTTTGAGTACATTCCTGTGTACAATTAATTAGCTCTGAATTAACAGGAAGTTTTACAGGCTTACTAAAATTGCTAAATCTATAAActtacaaaaatgcagctttagtTCGGTAAGGGAGCTTCTCTTGCGCATAATGGGCTTTGTAGAAATAACACTTGTAGATACTGAGTCTGTTCTcaaggcaggtctacacttactCCTGGTcaacagtagggatgtgaatggttaaccagtgtgCACTGCTCCACCATGATGGGGCCCACTgtgagcagggagcagccccatcacccttatttaactggttaaactttgttttttacatccctagtcaacaCTGCAGAGTTGGGCATatataagggctacgtctacactggccccttttccaaaaggggcatgctaattttaaacttcagaatagggaaatctgcgggggatttaaatatcccccgctggatttaaataaagattccttcaaagtaggaataagagatcctccggaatagggctttattccggaggatcgggccagtctagacgcttttttccggcttatctacaagccggaaaaaagcagcggacatctttatttaaatccagcgggggatatttaaatcccccgcggatttccctattctgaagtttaaaattagcatgcccctttcggaaaaggggccagtgtagacgtagccaagctgttGTGCATTGATCTAACTGTAAGCATCTACACTAAAATGTTGATCCTGCCAATGTAACTTATCTGCTATGTGAACTTAATAACTCCACCTCTGAGAGATATAGCACTTAGGTTGACATAGATCATTGC
Protein-coding regions in this window:
- the BCOR gene encoding BCL-6 corepressor isoform X1, translating into MLSATPLYSNVHSWMSNERVRMCGINEDRKIPVNDGDALKSRLELREENHLTHSVVDATTAHRIDSLAALSMDRSGLMREGLRVPSNIVYSSLCGLGSEKARDATSSIVGLGFTPERNPEIQFKSNPSEAIENAAVSGKPPNGFSSIYKTPPGIQKNSVPTGETLGLDRTSSDKQSPLNVNGASYLRLPWVNPYMEGATPAIYPFLDSPNKYSLNMYKALLPQQSTYSLPQHLTYSPVCTNGERFLYLPPSHYVTPHIPSSLASPMRLSAASASPAIPPLVHCPDKSLSWKMGVSPGNPVDSHTYPHIQSSKQPRVPSAKSAAGNMSTDPTLLLSHSPRPRVHLPAQVGDTYSEYHKQFSRISTSPSSVTLPKPYVGVSNEFPPSRPSNGKVPKTHDTGEISQQATTHARKTGHDRKDSRSPLLLEKQTTKDVIDKPLDLSSKVVDAETTKSDLIKKMAPTVLVHSRTGSGLVLPGSDVQKETISPSGNGCPIYRPEIISTAPSSWVVPGPSPNEDNCGKNMQLKNKALDWVIPQQRSSSCPRMGGTEAVISNISGSVSSGGRPASASPAPNANVDCTKTNRSAIESTASVIQHIGQPSATSAKHNSKVTKSNNQESSFKANENALASSSMFLPPNEAFRSPPLPYPRSYLPFPVPEGIAISPLSLHGKGPVYPHPLLLPNGSLFPGHLAPKPGIPYTLPGARGEFMTYQDALGMGMVHPMLLQHSALEINKDEKSERRSRSHEGLRYEDPATRNRLPEMLETSTKTHYEIPIEKNTKSHQSSSHSKNMAKSDKHLFSDLLRDDQDVKSETNVVKTGFTTESSNQSNDHTKRKVEQVFQHRDFIVMREEFGRTNDFHETYNFKQAQNSPLFNLRKEDVSGSQNKERLPIQPSSAFLENTHGSDGPTMSFGKVQDGAKQLCMGNTQSNIESNQTYTKDGTDDLESTDGKILKPKPSKLAKRIANSAGYVGDRFKCVTTELYADSSQLSREQRALQMEGLQEDSILCLPAAYCERAMMRFSELEMKEREGHTATKDSEVCRFNQADWENLKGNNEKKPKSVTLEDAIADQNDSDRCDFNSAQNNRDHFPETSEERDTPTEKYYLERHALYEKIRDQPTDDIGQHPYPRLDRKRKHSGEREQNEGIPNENFVDELQDEAVSKTKKRRSSKDDWPEREMTNNSSNHLEEPNCNEVTNLKVCIELTGLHPKKQRHLQHLRELWEQQVSPERSPSGKLGRQSRKDLAEAVQPEATAKVKDCTEERHTRKRSEVKSNRSWSEESLKTSDNEQGLPLFMVSPPPKSLSSTNANSKRQTQPNCTPASRLAAKQQKIKEIRNTDVPCTDEEEDFQASSLLQRYECEKPSGKRQCKTKHLALQERRRRSSLTADDTTDIENTEDKVTVTRRFRKRPEPTSDCDSSPAKSYEQKLYDRLQQTSSLLPVSQPSQLQIASTPQETTPSRPMPPEARRLIVNKNAGETLLQRAARLGYEEVVLYCLENKVCDVNHRDNAGYCALHEACARGWLSIVRHLLEYGADVNCSAQDGTRPIHDAVENDHLEIVRLLLSYGADPTLATYSGRTIVKMTHSELMETFLTEYLTDLQGRSVDDPGLYWDFCGSSVCDPKDESGFDILANPPGPSDEDEDGFSDVFEFEFSDGPLLPCYNIQVSLSQGPRNWLLLSDVVKRLKMSSRIFHCNFPSVEVVTITEAEFYKQTSLSPLFSCAKDLEAFNPESKELLELVEFTSELQTLLGSSLEWLHPDDDDLSDIHW
- the BCOR gene encoding BCL-6 corepressor isoform X3 gives rise to the protein MLSATPLYSNVHSWMSNERVRMCGINEDRKIPVNDGDALKSRLELREENHLTHSVVDATTAHRIDSLAALSMDRSGLMREGLRVPSNIVYSSLCGLGSEKARDATSSIVGLGFTPERNPEIQFKSNPSEAIENAAVSGKPPNGFSSIYKTPPGIQKNSVPTGETLGLDRTSSDKQSPLNVNGASYLRLPWVNPYMEGATPAIYPFLDSPNKYSLNMYKALLPQQSTYSLPQHLTYSPVCTNGERFLYLPPSHYVTPHIPSSLASPMRLSAASASPAIPPLVHCPDKSLSWKMGVSPGNPVDSHTYPHIQSSKQPRVPSAKSAAGNMSTDPTLLLSHSPRPRVHLPAQVGDTYSEYHKQFSRISTSPSSVTLPKPYVGVSNEFPPSRPSNGKVPKTHDTGEISQQATTHARKTGHDRKDSRSPLLLEKQTTKDVIDKPLDLSSKVVDAETTKSDLIKKMAPTVLVHSRTGSGLVLPGSDVQKETISPSGNGCPIYRPEIISTAPSSWVVPGPSPNEDNCGKNMQLKNKALDWVIPQQRSSSCPRMGGTEAVISNISGSVSSGGRPASASPAPNANVDCTKTNRSAIESTASVIQHIGQPSATSAKHNSKVTKSNNQESSFKANENALASSSMFLPPNEAFRSPPLPYPRSYLPFPVPEGIAISPLSLHGKGPVYPHPLLLPNGSLFPGHLAPKPGIPYTLPGARGEFMTYQDALGMGMVHPMLLQHSALEINKDEKSERRSRSHEGLRYEDPATRNRLPEMLETSTKTHYEIPIEKNTKSHQSSSHSKNMAKSDKHLFSDLLRDDQDVKSETNVVKTGFTTESSNQSNDHTKRKVEQVFQHRDFIVMREEFGRTNDFHETYNFKQAQNSPLFNLRKEDVSGSQNKERLPIQPSSAFLENTHGSDGPTMSFGKVQDGAKQLCMGNTQSNIESNQTYTKDGTDDLESTDGKILKPKPSKLAKRIANSAGYVGDRFKCVTTELYADSSQLSREQRALQMEGLQEDSILCLPAAYCERAMMRFSELEMKEREGHTATKDSEVCRFNQADWENLKGNNEKKPKSVTLEDAIADQNDSDRCDFNSAQNNRDHFPETSEERDTPTEKYYLERHALYEKIRDQPTDDIGQHPYPRLDRKRKHSGEREQNEGIPNENFVDELQDEAVSKTKKRRSSKGLHPKKQRHLQHLRELWEQQVSPERSPSGKLGRQSRKDLAEAVQPEATAKVKDCTEERHTRKRSEVKSNRSWSEESLKTSDNEQGLPLFMVSPPPKSLSSTNANSKRQTQPNCTPASRLAAKQQKIKEIRNTDVPCTDEEEDFQASSLLQRYECEKPSGKRQCKTKHLALQERRRRSSLTADDTTDIENTEDKVTVTRRFRKRPEPTSDCDSSPAKSYEQKLYDRLQQTSSLLPVSQPSQLQIASTPQETTPSRPMPPEARRLIVNKNAGETLLQRAARLGYEEVVLYCLENKVCDVNHRDNAGYCALHEACARGWLSIVRHLLEYGADVNCSAQDGTRPIHDAVENDHLEIVRLLLSYGADPTLATYSGRTIVKMTHSELMETFLTEYLTDLQGRSVDDPGLYWDFCGSSVCDPKDESGFDILANPPGPSDEDEDGFSDVFEFEFSDGPLLPCYNIQVSLSQGPRNWLLLSDVVKRLKMSSRIFHCNFPSVEVVTITEAEFYKQTSLSPLFSCAKDLEAFNPESKELLELVEFTSELQTLLGSSLEWLHPDDDDLSDIHW
- the BCOR gene encoding BCL-6 corepressor isoform X6; this translates as MLSATPLYSNVHSWMSNERVRMCGINEDRKIPVNDGDALKSRLELREENHLTHSVVDATTAHRIDSLAALSMDRSGLMREGLRVPSNIVYSSLCGLGSEKARDATSSIVGLGFTPERNPEIQFKSNPSEAIENAAVSGKPPNGFSSIYKTPPGIQKNSVPTGETLGLDRTSSDKQSPLNVNGASYLRLPWVNPYMEGATPAIYPFLDSPNKYSLNMYKALLPQQSTYSLPQHLTYSPVCTNGERFLYLPPSHYVTPHIPSSLASPMRLSAASASPAIPPLVHCPDKSLSWKMGVSPGNPVDSHTYPHIQSSKQPRVPSAKSAAGNMSTDPTLLLSHSPRPRVHLPAQVGDTYSEYHKQFSRISTSPSSVTLPKPYVGVSNEFPPSRPSNGKVPKTHDTGEISQQATTHARKTGHDRKDSRSPLLLEKQTTKDVIDKPLDLSSKVVDAETTKSDLIKKMAPTVLVHSRTGSGLVLPGSDVQKETISPSGNGCPIYRPEIISTAPSSWVVPGPSPNEDNCGKNMQLKNKALDWVIPQQRSSSCPRMGGTEAVISNISGSVSSGGRPASASPAPNANVDCTKTNRSAIESTASVIQHIGQPSATSAKHNSKVTKSNNQESSFKANENALASSSMFLPPNEAFRSPPLPYPRSYLPFPVPEGIAISPLSLHGKGPVYPHPLLLPNGSLFPGHLAPKPGIPYTLPGARGEFMTYQDALGMGMVHPMLLQHSALEINKDEKSERRSRSHEGLRYEDPATRNRLPEMLETSTKTHYEIPIEKNTKSHQSSSHSKNMAKSDKHLFSDLLRDDQDVKSETNVVKTGFTTESSNQSNDHTKRKVEQVFQHRDFIVMREEFGRTNDFHETYNFKQAQNSPLFNLRKEDVSGSQNKERLPIQPSSAFLENTHGSDGPTMSFGKVQDGAKQLCMGNTQSNIESNQTYTKDGTDDLESTDGKILKPKPSKLAKRIANSAGYVGDRFKCVTTELYADSSQLSREQRALQMEGLQEDSILCLPAAYCERAMMRFSELEMKEREGHTATKDSEVCRFNQADWENLKGNNEKKPKSVTLEDAIADQNDSDRCDFNSAQNNRDHFPETSEERDTPTEKYYLERHALYEKIRDQPTDDIGQHPYPRLDRKRKHSGEREQNEGIPNENFVDELQDEAVSKTKKRRSSKGLPLFMVSPPPKSLSSTNANSKRQTQPNCTPASRLAAKQQKIKEIRNTDVPCTDEEEDFQASSLLQRYECEKPSGKRQCKTKHLALQERRRRSSLTADDTTDIENTEDKVTVTRRFRKRPEPTSDCDSSPAKSYEQKLYDRLQQTSSLLPVSQPSQLQIASTPQETTPSRPMPPEARRLIVNKNAGETLLQRAARLGYEEVVLYCLENKVCDVNHRDNAGYCALHEACARGWLSIVRHLLEYGADVNCSAQDGTRPIHDAVENDHLEIVRLLLSYGADPTLATYSGRTIVKMTHSELMETFLTEYLTDLQGRSVDDPGLYWDFCGSSVCDPKDESGFDILANPPGPSDEDEDGFSDVFEFEFSDGPLLPCYNIQVSLSQGPRNWLLLSDVVKRLKMSSRIFHCNFPSVEVVTITEAEFYKQTSLSPLFSCAKDLEAFNPESKELLELVEFTSELQTLLGSSLEWLHPDDDDLSDIHW
- the BCOR gene encoding BCL-6 corepressor isoform X5 is translated as MLSATPLYSNVHSWMSNERVRMCGINEDRKIPVNDGDALKSRLELREENHLTHSVVDATTAHRIDSLAALSMDRSGLMREGLRVPSNIVYSSLCGLGSEKARDATSSIVGLGFTPERNPEIQFKSNPSEAIENAAVSGKPPNGFSSIYKTPPGIQKNSVPTGETLGLDRTSSDKQSPLNVNGASYLRLPWVNPYMEGATPAIYPFLDSPNKYSLNMYKALLPQQSTYSLPQHLTYSPVCTNGERFLYLPPSHYVTPHIPSSLASPMRLSAASASPAIPPLVHCPDKSLSWKMGVSPGNPVDSHTYPHIQSSKQPRVPSAKSAAGNMSTDPTLLLSHSPRPRVHLPAQVGDTYSEYHKQFSRISTSPSSVTLPKPYVGVSNEFPPSRPSNGKVPKTHDTGEISQQATTHARKTGHDRKDSRSPLLLEKQTTKDVIDKPLDLSSKVVDAETTKSDLIKKMAPTVLVHSRTGSGLVLPGSDVQKETISPSGNGCPIYRPEIISTAPSSWVVPGPSPNEDNCGKNMQLKNKALDWVIPQQRSSSCPRMGGTEAVISNISGSVSSGGRPASASPAPNANVDCTKTNRSAIESTASVIQHIGQPSATSAKHNSKVTKSNNQESSFKANENALASSSMFLPPNEAFRSPPLPYPRSYLPFPVPEGIAISPLSLHGKGPVYPHPLLLPNGSLFPGHLAPKPGIPYTLPGARGEFMTYQDALGMGMVHPMLLQHSALEINKDEKSERRSRSHEGLRYEDPATRNRLPEMLETSTKTHYEIPIEKNTKSHQSSSHSKNMAKSDKHLFSDLLRDDQDVKSETNVVKTGFTTESSNQSNDHTKRKVEQVFQHRDFIVMREEFGRTNDFHETYNFKQAQNSPLFNLRKEDVSGSQNKERLPIQPSSAFLENTHGSDGPTMSFGKVQDGAKQLCMGNTQSNIESNQTYTKDGTDDLESTDGKILKPKPSKLAKRIANSAGYVGDRFKCVTTELYADSSQLSREQRALQRAMMRFSELEMKEREGHTATKDSEVCRFNQADWENLKGNNEKKPKSVTLEDAIADQNDSDRCDFNSAQNNRDHFPETSEERDTPTEKYYLERHALYEKIRDQPTDDIGQHPYPRLDRKRKHSGEREQNEGIPNENFVDELQDEAVSKTKKRRSSKGLHPKKQRHLQHLRELWEQQVSPERSPSGKLGRQSRKDLAEAVQPEATAKVKDCTEERHTRKRSEVKSNRSWSEESLKTSDNEQGLPLFMVSPPPKSLSSTNANSKRQTQPNCTPASRLAAKQQKIKEIRNTDVPCTDEEEDFQASSLLQRYECEKPSGKRQCKTKHLALQERRRRSSLTADDTTDIENTEDKVTVTRRFRKRPEPTSDCDSSPAKSYEQKLYDRLQQTSSLLPVSQPSQLQIASTPQETTPSRPMPPEARRLIVNKNAGETLLQRAARLGYEEVVLYCLENKVCDVNHRDNAGYCALHEACARGWLSIVRHLLEYGADVNCSAQDGTRPIHDAVENDHLEIVRLLLSYGADPTLATYSGRTIVKMTHSELMETFLTEYLTDLQGRSVDDPGLYWDFCGSSVCDPKDESGFDILANPPGPSDEDEDGFSDVFEFEFSDGPLLPCYNIQVSLSQGPRNWLLLSDVVKRLKMSSRIFHCNFPSVEVVTITEAEFYKQTSLSPLFSCAKDLEAFNPESKELLELVEFTSELQTLLGSSLEWLHPDDDDLSDIHW